The uncultured Dysgonomonas sp. genome contains the following window.
AATTAACGCTCACTAGCTTTAGGATCGGGACCATATTGGTTATCTCCTTTTTCCCCTTCGGTGATAGCTAATATTAAGCTGTAAATAGGAATAAGCAGATACCAACCGCTTTTGCCTACATCATGCATGCGTCTGATGCCAACAGCTAAACCCGGAATTGCTATTGCTAAGGCAAACAACCCTATAACAATAAAAATAATGGCACTTAAGATGCCGGAAATAAATGCAAAGATTATACCAAGAATATAAAGGACTATAATTGGTATTGTTGCTACCAAAGCAAACATCCAATACTCTTTACGTCTCGCTCGTCCGTTAAAATCCGCATAATGTTCTTTTACTACTTTTAAAAACCACTCCATATAATTCTGTGTGTTACGTTAAGTTCCTACTCATATGGCTTTTCGGGTCCGCCTCGTTTGTGTATGGTCTCTGAACTCCATATAATTTTGTGTGTTTTGCGAATATATATAAAAAAACTAACAGTTTATGTATTTTAATTAAATTTTGGCACGGTTAACTTTTGTCGTATCTGATATTATACTTTTTTTAACAATGTATAAACAGGTCAAAGAACTATATCAATTTGAACTTTAGATATAGATAAATATATCAAGATAAGATAACAGAAAGTATTTGCTATTTAATCTATTTTAAATGCGGCATAAAAGCAAACCGATGTAATCTTTTGATTATATATTAGTTAACAGAAAATTCAATAAACTTAAACTCTATACCTGGAACTAAACGGTAATGAATATGTAGATTATAGTGCAACCTGCATCAAGAAGTAAAGTTAAGAGAAGAGTAATTAATTTAGCAAAAGAACTCTTCGTAAGTTTATTCTATATCATAATATAGAATAAAGATCTTTGCAAATCTTTCTATCCAAATTAAAAGAATATGGAAAACATGAATGTTTCTTATCCTGAACAAATCCCGAAATTGAGTATGACATCACATTTCTTTCTAAATAATATTGTTAATATGATTAATAATAACCCTTTGACCTCATAACAAAATTAAAGCAACTTGAAGACAAGGAATACTTTAGATTTTACATACATTATTTCTAAAAAAAGCATAGGATAAATTAAACATTAATTAAATTATGTTATTTTTATGTTTTGTTCATGAAATCTGAAGGAGACATTTATCTATATGATAAAAAGAGAAACATTCTTCTTTATATAAATGGCCTGAAATCGTAATTCAAAGACTAATAATAAATATCTTAACTATGAAGCCTGCCCAAATTCTCTTCCTGCTATCCCTGTGGGTAGCATTACCCGGTTTTAGCCAATTGAACAATTCTCACAATCATCTTCGCCCCGGCGATGTGTTAATCAAACAACAGGTAGAATATAGAGATCCAGGAAATGCGGGAAAAGACCGGCTTTGGGATTTCAGTAATCTCAAGACACTGAATAACGCCTATACCCTGACATATTCATTACCACCTCTGGAAGGGGATAGTGTTTATATACTGGGTGATACCCGCTATCCCAAAAAGGATATTTCGGACAATGAGCTGATTGTGGGTACAGAGCATAATACGATGTATTATTACCGGATGATACATGATTCCCTGTTACAGACCGGACATGAAAACCCCGTTGTAGAACTGAAATATACCACACCTATGGTACTGATGCAATACCCGCTGAATTACGGTCAGTCCATTAGCTCGGATTATACCTCTAAAGGTTTGTATTCGGGCACAGTGGACATACATACCCATGGTACAATGGTTACCGCAGCAGATGCTTATGGTAAGATGATACTGCCATCCGGAGATACCTTAAGTCCGGTACTCCGGGTAAAGACAATACAGAGTATCCTTGATAGCCCTGTAGAAGGTTCATTTAGCATAGAGACGGGCGATCAGGGCAAACAGCTCGAGACCTGCCGTTGGTACAGCAAAGGCTATCGCTATCCGGTATTTGAGACAGTGAGAAATATTAACCTGAATGACAGTACGGAAATCTTTTCTACAGCATTTTTCTATCCGCCACAAGACCACCTTTATCTGGATACTGATCCTGAAAATCTTGCTTTGCTAGAAGAGGTATGGGATATGGATAAGAAGCAGGAGGAACTGCAAGAACAGGTAAAGACAGTATCCCTGGAAGATATTATGAGTTGCAGGATATATCCGAATCCGGTAACCTCCATCCTGAACCTGGAGTATGAGTTAAAGCAGGAAGCGAAAGTCGCTTTTGAATTGTATTCGATCGATGGTATGCCTGTAAAGAAGATCGCAGCTAAAAGCAAAACAGCGGGTATTTATTACGAAACGATAGACTGTTCTTCCTTGCATCCGAAAAATTATGTGCTGAGGATTACTGCTAACAGCGTGTTAATAAATGAAATTATTATAAAGAAATAAAAAGGGTCTGTTATGAAAAAATATTTATTATCAGTAACCTGTAATTTTATAGCCTTAATGCTAACGGGACAATCGGGTAATTATACGGCAGAATTACAGAAAATCATACCCCAGACTCCCTAGGCAGCAGCGTTTAACCGCTATGGGGAGTATCCGGTGAGTCCGGCAACGGGCGTGCCACAAATCGACATCCCACTTTATGAAATAAAAGCAAATGATATAAGCATTCCTGTATCCATTTCTTATCATGCCTCGGGGATTAAGGTCGAAGATGTGGCCACACCTGTCGGTTTGGGGTGGACTTTAAATTTCGGAGGGGTGATAACCCACTCCGTATATGGCCTTGCAGATAAACCCGGTTATACGAATAATATAATCAAGTCCTCCAACCATGTAGCGGATCTTATGACTAAAATCCAATATTCCTGTGATTTACATTGGAAGCCATGGGCCAGTTATACAACATTAGACGATACCCAGTCAGACAGGTATGTATATAATTTCAATGGTAAAACCGGGGTGTTCAGGTATAACTCGGTGAATAATGAAATAGTGACAGTTCCATATGCCCCCCTTATAATAGAAACAACATCCGATGGCTTTAAGATAAAGGATACCGACGGCCTTATATATTATTTCGAAGCGAAAGAAAGTTCAGGGCCGTCACACAGCATCTATATTTCTGCCTGGTATATCACAAAGGTAGAGTCACAAATTACAGGATCTGCCGTAAATTTCAAATATAAAAGTATGAATAGTTATAGCGAATATGTAACCTCTCAAAAAGTATCAAGGGGAATAGGCTATGACTATGATTTACCTCCGTCACAAGTGATTTGCAATCACTTGCCTGATATTGAAAGGATTTACAATCCGCGATAAGAATCCTGGTGGGTTGTGGATAAGATCAAACATGATGGCAGTGAATTTAAAGTATTCAAAGAAACACCTAAAGGTCTAGAATGGATTCATGACGCTGATAAATATGGTGATTTCATTCAAAAATAAACATAAAAGTTCAACTGGTACTTTTATTTCATGGGGCGAATTAAAAACTATATATTGAAAGGTAATATGAGAATTATAAGAGAAACTGGTCAAAAAAAGTTTCCACTGAAGTGGGCTAATTTAAAAAATTATCCAAAGAGTAAAGCTTATCGAAAAGAAATTTACTTAAAAAATGACAATGATCTTGTTGTTGAGTTAAAAGGATTGTTTTATAATCTTTTTGATAAATATAAAACTGACATATTAATATATGATAGTTCTTGGTGGAATTTTACTCTTGATACATGGAATATTCAAAATAATACTTATGATTACAGTGTTGAAAATAAGTCAAAAGAAACAAAAGGTTATTTATCAATGCTTGGAAATTCAGAGATTGAAAAAGGATATTCCGGAGTTTGTGAATGCCTTGATTGGGAAAAATACTTACAAATAGTGATTCCTTGTATTGTATTCCACGAAGCACCTTATAGCCATATCTTTTATAATGAAATAGAAAATTTCTTTTTTTATTTTCACCATACAGGAAGTATAGGTTTGTATTATGAAGAAGAAAGTGAAACAATGTTAAATATTTTAAACTTAGCAGAGATGGAATATTTAGTAGAATAAGTAAATACAATACCCCGCTCGCGCAGACGTCCCGCCTGAGTGTTGCGTAGCAATAATAACAGTCCTGCTGATTTATCATCGACAGGATAATTTATCTATAACATATACATTTTGCTCAGCGGAGCAGGAAGTAACAAGAAGAAAATAGTGTAATATCTGTTACCTTTGTACCTTTTCCAATACTTAATATAATTCACTAAATTTACCACAGTCTATAGAGATAGATAACCCAAATGTCAAGGGCCGGACAAAATATATGTATACAGCCACAGGAGTGAAGCTACAGCTTATCCATGAGACGGATATGAACCTTCAGGCGGCTACCGTTATGGCTACAGCCCCTTTCAGTACGCAGGTAGTAGAGGTAAGGACCACGGATTATATAGGAAACAAGGTTTATGAAAACAATGTCCTCAAGCGGATACTGATAGATGGGGGATATATAGAAGGTATGACTTACCATTTCTACTTGACCGATCATCTGGGTAATAACCGTGTAGTGGCCGAAGCTGACGGCATAGTGGTGTTGGAATCAGTGCGACAGGTGTTAGTACTGATGGAGGTTTTACTATTACAAAAGTGATTTATGCAAAAGACTTATAGATTTATGAAAAAAAATATAATAGTGTTATTGGTTGCTCTTATTAGTGTACCGATTATTAAACAAATAGCAGATATTAGGAGCAATCAACATCCTGATTTTTTTGAGTATAAAAATACTTTCTCCGGAATCGTAATAAAGAATGGAATCGGGATGGCAGGAACAAGGGTAATTTCATTTAAAGACAAATCAATATTTTATGTAGGCTCACTTTATAAGAGTGATACAGTAAAAGGAGAACAATTAAAATTAAAAAGATGGGATCAGAAAATATTAAATATGTTTTTACAATATGGAGATTCTATTTTTAAACATGAAAATTCAGATACTATTTTTGTTTATAGGAATGGGATTGAATATACTTTTATTGACAGAGCCTACCGAGAATAAAGAACCCTTGGAAGCTTTGATAAGATATAGAGACGGCATACAATAATCCATTTTTATTATCTTTGCTATGCAAATGATTAAATAACAAAAACGCTAACCAATTGATAAATCAACGATTAGCGTTTTACTCTGTACTCGGAGCGGGACTTGAACCCGCACAACCTAATGGTCACAAGATTTTAAGTCTTGCGTGTCTACCATTCCACCATCCGAGCAGCCTAAGAGCGAAAGACGGGATTCGAACCCGCGACCCCGACCTTGGCAAGGTCGTGCTCTACCAACTGAGCTACTTTCGCATTTTTACTGCTTGGGAAATCCTCTTAAACCAACTTTATGGCATCCATTCCCATTTAGCGAGTGCAAATGTAAAAAATGTTTCGGGTTCTACAAAGGAATCAGTGAAAAATTACGGATAAAATATACGGAATCTAGTTCCATCATCATTTACTATACGATACGATTGTAAATTTTCCTTAGTCACACCACTTTTTCGAACGCCTGTGAAGATATCATAAATTGAGCCACATTCAGGACATTTTACGGTTCCTTCATTTGTCGGAACTACCCTGATACTAACCATATCTTCATGAGGACAACATAAGTCAAATACTGCATATGGAGCATCACTTAAAGTCGTATTTACAACCATGAGTCCAGAATAACCGAGATAGGAAGGTAAGCCTGCTCTTATACCTATATATGTTTTAACTTCTTTTATATTTGCAACTAGCTTATCATAGTTTTCCTTATCTTGTTGATTCTTTAAATATATACCTATATTTCCTCCACCCATCAAATGATTATCGAATGAATTTGGATAAATGAAAAACTGTACGGGTGCAGCAGGGATTGTATATTTCTCCTCCTCTTTCCCGCAAGAAGAAACCACAAACATCAACAAACCTATTATCAATATATCTTTAATCTTTTTCATCTATATATAACGTAAATCATACAATCAATATTACTTCTTACTGCGTTTTAACGCTTCCAAATTTCGTTTCAGTCCGCTATACTTTGCCCGTTTCACTGCCGAACCTTTAAAAATAACCTGATATTCTTCCACTGTCAGATTATCTAGCTTCTCAAAAGACAAATCAAGAAAAGCCTGCGACGGATCAAACTCCTCAGTCTTATGCGGCTTCGAATACCTGTTCCAAGGACAAACCTGCTGACAAATATCACATCCGTAAAAACGGTTGTTAAGATGAGGTACAATGGCTTCATCTATCTCTCCCTTATTTTCTATAGTCTGATACGAAATACATTTATTGGCATCTACTATCCTGGGTGCTACAATTGCTTTTGTAGGACAAGCATCAAGACACCGCGTACAGTTACCGCACGAGAGGGACAAAGGTTTGTCATACTCCAGATCCAGATTAAGGATTAATTCTCCCAAAAAGAAATAAGACCCTCTTTTTGGAATAATAAGCAATGAATTCTTACCGATAAATCCTAATCCGGCCTTTGCTGCCCAATAGCGCTCCAGAACCGGAGCTGTATCAACAAAGGGGCGTCCTTCGGCCGATGGGTTTAATGACTTAATGAAATCAAAGAGCTGTTGCAATTTAGCTTTTACCACATCGTGATAATCTTTCCCGTAAGCATAATACGCAAACTGTGGATTCTCTTCCGGCGCCTTTGCCTCCGGATAGTAATTTAATGCCACACATACTACCGAGCGGGCACCTTCGACTAACAAAGCAGGATTGCATCGTTTATCCTCATTACGTGCCATATAGTCCATTCCTGCATAAAATGAATTATCAATCCAGTTTTTATAACCTTCCTGATTCTCCAAGTCTACTTCCTCGGCACTGCAGATGCCGCAGGCATCAAAGCCAAGCGTCAGGGCGTATTCTTTTATTTGAGCCGAAGTTATCAAACCGTCCTATTACTTCTGCCGTTTATCAACCCGTCTTGTCCCAAAATAATCAAAGGCAGTAGGATCTACATATACTTCTTCCTTAGTATTCTTATTCCTGAAGACGACAAAGTCATGATCTTTAAACCAACCGTCCTTGGCATCCTTATGCATATTGTTTCCAAAGAGGTATAATTTTCCTTTTTTAGGTTTGGCTTCCCATTCCTTATCCATCCCGAAACGCTTTATCAGATAATTACCCACAGCAGCAGTAAATGAAGCATAACCTGCATAATTAGCACCGCCATTCTCAAAAGCTTTATGAGGCTCGCTGTCATTATACATTGCCGAAAAATCAAGAGCATCTCCCGTTATATCCAACGATAAATCGATGATAGTTTCTATATCTATATTCGCATCCAGCGATTCATCGTTTGGCAGGCTCTGGTTGATATAAGAAGCCAGTTTTTCGTCCTTTATATCATATGATTTGCGCCCTCCTGCGTCTTCATATTTTACCACCATCCGGTAAACACTGCCCTTCAGGAAAAAAAGCAGTATAATGACAATTACCACAGAGATAATTACCGTGTAAACCGTATTCTTCTTATTTTTTTTCATATATAATTGTATATTATAACCTTACTCTCAAAAAAGTAACAAAAGTAACACTATTTATCAATATGGATTCTATTATTTTCTGTACCATACAAGACAAAAATAAACATTTAACTTGCAACCTATTACACCTGTTACATTCTGCCTGTCATTTTAACTTAATACAGTCGGGAAATCATTTATATTTAACTTTCATTTACAATATACAGTTAAAAGGTAACAAAGGTAACACCTTTTTCAGTTAACAGTAATCAGTTAATAATGCGAATCAGCAGTTGGATTTTAATGTCGGATTAACTTCGACTACACTTCGTTTCGTCAGAATGTTCATTTTGGCATTGCCCAAAACGAACCAAAAGGCTAGCGCTTCGTTCCTCGGCGACCTGTCAACGGCTTGCCGGCTGAAAGGGACAAACGGGCTATCGCCCCATCCCTTTCTACGCCGACTGTACCGGACAGGTGCCCGCCTGCGTCACTAATGCGCGTCCGCTGACGCCTTAGTGGGCAAAGCCCTTTGGTGAATAAAATATGCGTCAGCCCGCGCCGTTAGCTTCATGGACGGGGTACCCGTAGGATGAAAAGGCGAAAAAAACGGAAACGTGTTTGAGCTTAATCGCTGATTCGGATTATACAATCTTTTCAGCGAGTTTTTCCGTTTCGTCTTTTTGTCCGTTACGGGTCGGCCTTTGAAGCGGGGCGCTAAAGCGTTTTTGGTTCCTTTTGGGGCTTTGACCAAAAGGGACACAAGCAATTTTA
Protein-coding sequences here:
- a CDS encoding DUF805 domain-containing protein, with product MEWFLKVVKEHYADFNGRARRKEYWMFALVATIPIIVLYILGIIFAFISGILSAIIFIVIGLFALAIAIPGLAVGIRRMHDVGKSGWYLLIPIYSLILAITEGEKGDNQYGPDPKASER
- a CDS encoding T9SS type A sorting domain-containing protein, with the translated sequence MKPAQILFLLSLWVALPGFSQLNNSHNHLRPGDVLIKQQVEYRDPGNAGKDRLWDFSNLKTLNNAYTLTYSLPPLEGDSVYILGDTRYPKKDISDNELIVGTEHNTMYYYRMIHDSLLQTGHENPVVELKYTTPMVLMQYPLNYGQSISSDYTSKGLYSGTVDIHTHGTMVTAADAYGKMILPSGDTLSPVLRVKTIQSILDSPVEGSFSIETGDQGKQLETCRWYSKGYRYPVFETVRNINLNDSTEIFSTAFFYPPQDHLYLDTDPENLALLEEVWDMDKKQEELQEQVKTVSLEDIMSCRIYPNPVTSILNLEYELKQEAKVAFELYSIDGMPVKKIAAKSKTAGIYYETIDCSSLHPKNYVLRITANSVLINEIIIKK
- the queG gene encoding tRNA epoxyqueuosine(34) reductase QueG; translation: MITSAQIKEYALTLGFDACGICSAEEVDLENQEGYKNWIDNSFYAGMDYMARNEDKRCNPALLVEGARSVVCVALNYYPEAKAPEENPQFAYYAYGKDYHDVVKAKLQQLFDFIKSLNPSAEGRPFVDTAPVLERYWAAKAGLGFIGKNSLLIIPKRGSYFFLGELILNLDLEYDKPLSLSCGNCTRCLDACPTKAIVAPRIVDANKCISYQTIENKGEIDEAIVPHLNNRFYGCDICQQVCPWNRYSKPHKTEEFDPSQAFLDLSFEKLDNLTVEEYQVIFKGSAVKRAKYSGLKRNLEALKRSKK